One window from the genome of Sphaerotilus microaerophilus encodes:
- a CDS encoding SDR family NAD(P)-dependent oxidoreductase translates to MTGRHIVITGAARGIGAAIAHLLAADGHRLTLLGRRLDALQALAASLPPPAEGREGRHHCVVADVADEAQVQAAFDSARAALGPVWGLVNNAGQAQSAPLHRTSAELWQRMLAVNLTGSFLCCRAALADLRAGGQGRIVNIASTAGQRGYAYVAAYSAAKHGVVGLTRSMALELAASGVTVNAVCPGYTETDLLRDSVANVVAQTGRTPEQARAEFAASNPQRRLVQPEQVADAVRWLLGAGASAITGQCISVSGGEVM, encoded by the coding sequence GTGACGGGCCGGCACATCGTGATCACCGGCGCGGCGCGCGGCATCGGCGCCGCGATCGCCCACCTGCTGGCGGCCGACGGCCACCGGCTGACGCTGCTGGGCCGTCGCCTGGACGCGCTGCAGGCGCTGGCCGCCAGCCTGCCGCCCCCCGCGGAGGGACGGGAAGGGCGGCACCACTGCGTCGTCGCCGACGTGGCCGACGAGGCCCAGGTGCAGGCCGCCTTCGACAGCGCGCGCGCCGCGCTGGGCCCGGTCTGGGGCCTGGTCAACAACGCCGGCCAGGCACAGAGCGCGCCGCTGCACCGCACCTCTGCGGAGCTGTGGCAGCGCATGCTGGCGGTCAACCTGACCGGCTCCTTCCTGTGCTGCCGCGCGGCGCTGGCCGACCTGCGGGCCGGCGGGCAGGGCCGCATCGTCAACATCGCCAGCACCGCCGGCCAGCGCGGCTATGCCTACGTGGCGGCCTACAGCGCCGCCAAGCACGGCGTGGTGGGGCTGACGCGCTCGATGGCGCTGGAGCTGGCGGCCAGCGGCGTCACCGTCAACGCGGTGTGCCCCGGCTACACCGAGACCGACCTGCTGCGCGACAGCGTGGCCAACGTGGTGGCCCAGACCGGCCGCACGCCCGAACAGGCGCGCGCCGAGTTCGCCGCCAGCAACCCGCAGCGCCGCCTGGTTCAGCCCGAGCAGGTGGCCGACGCGGTGCGCTGGCTGCTGGGAGCCGGCGCGTCGGCGATCACCGGCCAATGCATCTCCGTCTCCGGCGGCGAAGTCATGTGA